The following proteins are co-located in the Rhodococcus opacus B4 genome:
- a CDS encoding PEP-utilizing enzyme: MSTLDEPWLADTPPSKRFPIYTRSNISEVFPDVVTPLAATGEVWRGAEHGWRNGLIRFGAFDKDEFDSEHDEMIGIFGGYGYLNVSVSRVMGVRMPGSNPDLVDQSYFGSQPGVPPYDARPEDVNPALTARMGEIINWAMTADGLPELEEYRARAAELRRDRPDLGALTNEQLAERALGIQESLFLPWVSDHFFLIYVASIPVGGLAAMTAELGVPELLTPLISGFGDVDSAAPSLAMWDLGRVARSSDALRALFDEGITGLDTRLRMSTDTDVAAFVKQFDDFLYEFGSRGVNEWEMNTPTWQTHPDIALGAIDRMRIADESKAPRANLTRMAEDRMKAIDTVRSKIASDEAAAAQFQALLHAAEVFLPARERSKTSLVRMIGEVKVPFRELGLRLAKDGYLDRPEDFALVTRQEFEDFVKNPGSYTQTIRDRRARMDEMAALVPPFIVVGEPPATNTWERRDSRERAVATDGTVLQGVSACAGTATGPARVIHDPSQADELEPGEILVAPGTDPSWTPLFVSSAAVVVDVGAPMSHAAIVSRELGIPCVVSCTDATRRIINGTVITVDGAAGTVTIGR, from the coding sequence ATGAGCACCCTCGACGAGCCTTGGTTGGCCGACACGCCTCCGAGCAAGCGATTCCCCATCTACACCAGGTCCAACATCTCCGAAGTATTCCCGGACGTCGTCACACCTCTGGCCGCCACCGGCGAGGTGTGGCGCGGCGCCGAACATGGATGGCGCAACGGGCTGATTCGCTTCGGAGCGTTCGACAAAGACGAGTTCGACAGCGAACACGACGAAATGATCGGCATCTTCGGTGGGTACGGCTACCTCAACGTTTCGGTTTCCCGGGTCATGGGCGTGCGCATGCCGGGCAGCAACCCCGACCTCGTCGACCAGTCCTACTTCGGCAGCCAGCCCGGCGTCCCGCCGTACGATGCGCGCCCGGAGGACGTCAATCCGGCGCTCACCGCACGGATGGGCGAGATCATCAACTGGGCGATGACCGCTGACGGGCTTCCCGAGCTCGAGGAATATCGCGCCCGAGCCGCTGAGCTGCGCCGCGATCGACCCGACCTCGGCGCCTTGACCAACGAGCAGCTCGCCGAGCGTGCCCTGGGCATCCAGGAATCCCTGTTCCTCCCCTGGGTGAGCGATCATTTCTTCCTCATCTACGTCGCGTCGATCCCGGTGGGCGGCCTCGCCGCGATGACCGCCGAACTGGGCGTCCCGGAACTACTGACACCCCTGATCAGCGGATTCGGAGACGTCGACTCGGCTGCGCCGTCGTTGGCGATGTGGGACCTCGGCAGAGTCGCGAGGTCCTCGGACGCCCTTCGAGCACTCTTCGACGAGGGCATCACAGGCCTGGACACCAGACTTCGCATGTCCACCGACACAGACGTCGCCGCCTTCGTCAAGCAGTTCGACGACTTCCTCTACGAGTTCGGGTCCCGTGGTGTCAACGAGTGGGAGATGAATACCCCCACGTGGCAGACCCACCCGGATATCGCCCTCGGTGCGATCGACCGTATGCGTATCGCCGACGAGAGCAAGGCACCACGCGCGAACCTCACACGCATGGCCGAAGACCGGATGAAAGCCATTGACACCGTGCGGAGCAAGATTGCAAGCGACGAGGCTGCGGCGGCGCAGTTCCAGGCCCTCCTGCATGCCGCCGAGGTCTTCCTTCCCGCGCGTGAACGGAGCAAGACCTCCCTCGTTCGCATGATCGGAGAGGTGAAGGTGCCCTTCCGCGAGCTCGGACTACGACTCGCCAAGGATGGATACCTCGACCGTCCGGAAGACTTCGCCCTCGTCACCCGGCAAGAATTCGAAGACTTCGTCAAGAACCCGGGTTCCTACACACAGACGATCCGAGACCGTCGAGCACGCATGGACGAGATGGCGGCGCTGGTTCCGCCGTTCATCGTCGTCGGGGAACCGCCCGCCACGAACACCTGGGAACGGCGCGATTCGCGCGAGCGAGCCGTCGCCACCGACGGCACCGTGCTGCAGGGCGTCTCCGCCTGCGCGGGCACAGCCACCGGGCCCGCCCGCGTGATCCATGATCCGAGCCAGGCCGACGAGCTGGAACCGGGCGAAATTCTCGTCGCCCCCGGCACCGACCCCTCGTGGACCCCGTTGTTCGTGTCATCGGCAGCCGTCGTCGTGGATGTCGGTGCGCCGATGAGCCACGCAGCCATCGTCAGCCGTGAGCTCGGAATCCCGTGCGTGGTGTCCTGCACGGACGCCACCCGGCGAATCATCAACGGCACGGTGATCACAGTCGACGGAGCGGCAGGAACCGTGACGATCGGACGCTGA
- a CDS encoding nuclear transport factor 2 family protein, translating to MTEELTMLERLTAIEDIKQLKARYFRLLDQHKWDDFAELFSSTLVVEITESTSCPKDRDSFVASVRAHLDNAVTVHQGHTPEITIIDADRASGIWAMFDLVEPPSGSDFPMLTGYGHYLEDYVREDGEWRISRLELTRIKRTTASRSSS from the coding sequence GTGACCGAGGAATTGACGATGCTGGAGCGCCTCACCGCTATCGAGGACATCAAGCAACTGAAAGCCCGATACTTCAGGCTGCTGGATCAGCACAAGTGGGACGACTTCGCTGAACTGTTCAGCAGCACGCTGGTCGTCGAAATCACAGAGTCGACCAGTTGCCCCAAGGACCGCGACTCGTTCGTTGCATCGGTCCGAGCACATCTCGACAATGCGGTGACCGTCCACCAGGGCCACACACCAGAGATCACGATCATCGACGCCGATCGCGCCTCGGGGATCTGGGCGATGTTCGATCTCGTCGAACCACCATCAGGCAGCGACTTTCCGATGCTGACCGGGTACGGTCACTACCTCGAAGACTATGTCCGGGAAGACGGGGAGTGGCGGATTTCGCGTCTGGAACTCACCCGGATCAAACGCACTACTGCGTCACGGTCGTCCTCGTAG
- a CDS encoding ABC transporter ATP-binding protein: MADIAYKGASCIYENADTLAVDTLDLEIEDGEFIVLVGPSGSGKSTALRMLAGLEDIDEGTITINGKDMVGVPSKDRDIAMVFQNYALYPNKTVGENMGFALKMRGVGVEERKKKVAEAAKLLDLTEYLDRKPGKLSGGQRQRVAMGRAIVREPQVFCMDEPLSNLDAKLRVQTRTQIAALQRRLGTTTVYVTHDQVEAMTMGDRVAVLKNGKLQQFSAPTELYDKPTNAFVAGFIGSPAMNLLTMPIVSDGVRLGNSTLPLERDQLSALSAAGLERVTVGVRPEQLELSTGEGGIEVIVDLVEELGSESYVHTHIAGDGTQLVARSLTRTPARLADTVSLRKRDGAVHLFHPETGDRIGD, from the coding sequence ATGGCTGACATCGCGTACAAGGGCGCATCCTGCATCTACGAGAACGCCGACACGCTGGCGGTCGATACGCTCGACCTCGAGATCGAAGACGGCGAGTTCATCGTCCTCGTCGGACCGTCCGGTTCCGGCAAGAGCACGGCGCTGCGGATGCTCGCCGGCCTCGAGGACATCGACGAGGGCACCATCACCATCAACGGCAAGGACATGGTGGGAGTGCCGTCGAAGGACCGCGACATCGCGATGGTGTTCCAGAACTACGCCCTGTACCCCAACAAGACCGTCGGCGAGAACATGGGATTCGCGCTGAAGATGCGCGGGGTCGGGGTGGAGGAACGCAAGAAGAAGGTGGCCGAGGCGGCCAAACTCCTCGACCTCACCGAGTACCTCGACCGCAAGCCCGGCAAGTTGTCCGGCGGTCAGCGCCAGCGTGTCGCGATGGGCCGTGCGATCGTGCGTGAGCCGCAGGTCTTCTGCATGGACGAACCCCTGTCGAACCTCGACGCCAAGCTGCGCGTCCAGACCCGTACCCAGATCGCGGCACTGCAGCGCCGCCTCGGCACCACCACCGTCTACGTCACCCACGACCAGGTCGAGGCCATGACCATGGGCGACCGGGTGGCCGTCCTGAAGAACGGCAAACTGCAACAGTTCTCGGCACCGACCGAGCTGTACGACAAGCCGACCAACGCGTTCGTGGCCGGATTCATCGGCTCGCCCGCCATGAATCTGCTGACCATGCCGATCGTCAGCGACGGCGTGCGCCTCGGGAACTCGACGCTCCCGTTGGAACGCGACCAGCTGTCGGCGCTGAGCGCCGCCGGCCTGGAAAGGGTGACGGTCGGCGTGCGTCCCGAGCAGCTGGAATTGTCGACGGGGGAGGGCGGCATCGAGGTGATCGTCGACCTCGTCGAGGAACTGGGAAGCGAGTCGTACGTGCACACCCACATAGCCGGGGACGGCACCCAACTCGTCGCCCGGTCACTGACCCGCACCCCGGCGCGACTCGCCGACACCGTCTCACTGCGCAAGCGGGACGGCGCGGTGCACCTGTTCCACCCGGAGACGGGGGATCGGATCGGGGACTGA
- a CDS encoding carbohydrate ABC transporter permease, protein MSTDTAAAPVESAPAAPETKRARKHRKFSPWSVVAWIVALGFFFPVAWMVLTAFKQEGDAYTTPPKLFFTPTLDQFKAVLDSGIGTALLNSAFATAVSTIVVLVLGVPAAFALSLRPVRKTKDALFFFISTKMLPIVAAIIPLYVIVNDIGLLDNIWALIILYTAMNLPIAVWMMRSFFLEVPGEILEAASMDGASLWTSVREVILPLVSPGIAATALICVIFSWNEFFFAVNLTAVQAQTIPVFLVGFITGEGLYWARLSAAATLAALPVILAGWVAQNKLVRGLSFGAIK, encoded by the coding sequence ATGAGTACCGACACTGCGGCGGCGCCGGTGGAGTCCGCTCCCGCCGCCCCGGAGACGAAGCGGGCACGTAAGCACCGCAAGTTCAGTCCGTGGAGTGTGGTCGCGTGGATCGTGGCCCTCGGGTTCTTCTTCCCGGTGGCGTGGATGGTGCTCACCGCGTTCAAGCAGGAGGGTGACGCTTACACGACTCCGCCGAAGCTGTTCTTCACGCCCACGCTGGACCAGTTCAAGGCGGTCCTCGACAGCGGCATCGGCACGGCACTGCTGAATTCGGCGTTCGCGACCGCCGTCTCGACGATCGTCGTACTGGTGCTCGGCGTCCCGGCGGCATTCGCGCTGTCACTGCGGCCGGTCCGCAAGACGAAGGACGCCCTGTTCTTCTTCATCAGCACCAAGATGCTCCCGATCGTCGCCGCGATCATTCCGCTGTACGTGATCGTCAACGACATCGGCCTGCTCGACAACATCTGGGCGCTGATCATCCTGTACACGGCGATGAACCTGCCGATCGCGGTGTGGATGATGCGCTCGTTCTTCCTCGAGGTCCCGGGCGAGATCCTGGAGGCCGCGAGCATGGACGGGGCGAGCCTGTGGACGTCGGTGCGCGAGGTGATCCTTCCGCTCGTCTCTCCCGGTATCGCGGCCACCGCGCTGATCTGCGTGATCTTCTCGTGGAACGAATTCTTCTTCGCGGTCAACCTCACCGCCGTCCAGGCGCAGACCATTCCGGTGTTCCTCGTCGGGTTCATCACCGGTGAGGGCCTGTACTGGGCCCGGCTGTCGGCGGCCGCGACGCTGGCGGCGCTCCCGGTCATCCTGGCCGGCTGGGTCGCGCAGAACAAACTGGTTCGCGGCCTGTCCTTCGGCGCGATCAAATGA
- a CDS encoding carbohydrate ABC transporter permease yields the protein MTTIAEKPTSGGTADRVRELREAKDDSVSRAEGWRRRGPLLPALIFMIVVTQIPFLFTLYYSTQSWNLVRPGSRSFVGLQNYVDVFQDSQFREVAVNTVILIVGTVLISVVLGLLLALLLDRAFLGRGIVRTLLITPFLVTPVAGALLWKTTMFDPVFGIVNFVLSPFGVGQVDWVSKFPLASVMVSLVWQWTPFMMLLILAGLQSMPRDILEAARVDGAKPFAMFRELTLPHLRRFIELGAVLGAIYLINTFDAIYMMTQGGPGTASANLPFYIYQRAFLGFDIGQAAAMGVIVVIATIVVATLALRLIFKSFTGNEEAA from the coding sequence ATGACAACCATCGCCGAGAAACCCACCTCGGGCGGCACCGCCGACCGGGTGCGGGAACTGCGGGAGGCCAAGGACGACAGCGTCTCCCGGGCCGAGGGATGGCGGCGCCGGGGACCACTGCTGCCCGCCCTGATCTTCATGATCGTGGTGACCCAGATCCCGTTCCTGTTCACGCTGTACTACTCGACGCAGTCCTGGAACCTGGTGCGACCGGGGTCCCGGTCCTTCGTCGGACTGCAGAACTACGTGGACGTGTTCCAGGACAGCCAGTTCCGTGAGGTCGCGGTCAATACGGTGATCCTGATCGTCGGGACCGTGCTGATCTCGGTTGTGCTGGGCCTGCTGCTCGCGTTGCTGCTGGATCGCGCGTTCCTCGGCCGCGGCATCGTGCGTACCCTGCTCATCACGCCGTTCCTGGTGACCCCCGTCGCCGGTGCGCTGCTGTGGAAGACGACGATGTTCGACCCGGTGTTCGGCATCGTCAACTTCGTGCTCTCCCCGTTCGGGGTGGGGCAGGTCGACTGGGTCAGCAAGTTTCCGCTGGCCTCGGTGATGGTGAGCCTGGTCTGGCAGTGGACGCCGTTCATGATGCTGCTGATCCTGGCCGGACTGCAGTCCATGCCGCGCGACATCCTCGAGGCGGCACGGGTGGACGGGGCCAAACCGTTCGCGATGTTCCGCGAACTGACGCTTCCGCACCTGCGCCGGTTCATCGAACTCGGCGCGGTGCTCGGCGCGATCTACCTGATCAACACGTTCGACGCCATCTACATGATGACCCAGGGCGGTCCGGGCACCGCCAGTGCCAACCTGCCCTTCTACATCTACCAGCGCGCATTCCTCGGTTTCGACATCGGGCAGGCCGCAGCGATGGGCGTCATCGTCGTGATCGCGACGATCGTCGTCGCGACCCTGGCGTTGCGCCTGATCTTCAAGAGCTTTACCGGTAACGAGGAGGCAGCGTGA